The proteins below are encoded in one region of Colletotrichum lupini chromosome 5, complete sequence:
- a CDS encoding COP9 signalosome complex subunit 3, with the protein MEDTLFYFEREKYKTDEVYDKTIRNHIQKITRLFKDDAPAIIAKAPQLLEIVHPTDHSISHLAILNTLKHLDESSLPLPIDTFREHIARFLLSFDARQMRYVGDVFYDLLKDVVECKFFQARQSVEIVVAALRLLDPESAVLTSLHLAVVRLAYETTNYDEVLPILEKPWVFLPGMKDQPRPTYPCDLTASPSAYISPATQLTEYLTREGVMEHEYLSAQIFTKELKWAQAHKDYQRIITWPSRETSVSKLMTDSHKRWLLTGLLALGHTPVLPGQISSSAQKAFASLSKQYADLASLFSTTNVEQFKGAAEKGIDTWAADGTTELIKAVVTAYQKWQILGLADVYHKISVSEIRQQTLSAETARNLETDEEVEQLLQDMVTIGMLQGSLEVSPDGVKCLIFLPRDTEIEYSEYQKKITDDARIKALNKFAEVSDVRLAASKDYAKHIIREQKRQDKDSSQSHNTEFGFDASIEDEDLMTGIQHP; encoded by the exons ATGGAAGACACGCTTTTCTACTTCGAGCGCGAGAAGTACAAGACCGACGAAGTCTACGACAAGACCATTAGAAATCACATTCAGAAGATCACTCGTCTATTCAAGGACGATGCGCCGGCCATCATAGCCAAAGCGCCGCAATTGCTCGAG ATCGTCCACCCCACCGACCACTCTATTTCCCACCTCGCGATCCTGAACACTCTGAAGCATCTGGATGAAAGCTCTCTACCCCTTCCGATCGATACCTTCCGAGAACACATCGCCCGGTTCCTGTTGTCGTTCGACGCCCGGCAGATGCGCTATGTTGGTGATGTCTTCTACGACCTGTTGAAGGATGTCGTGGAATGCAAGTTCTTTCAG GCGCGTCAATCTGTAGAGATCGTTGTTGCCGCATTGAGGCTACTCGATCCCGAATCAGCCGTACTCACGAGCCTCCACCTCGCTGTGGTGAGGCTAGCTTACGAGACGACGAACTACGACGAAGTGCTGCCGATACTCGAGAAACCATGGGTGTTCCTTCCTGGAATGAAGGACCAGCCTCGTCCAACATACCCTTGCGATTTGACAGCTTCACCTTCCGCCTATATCAGCCCCGCCACACAACTTACCGAATACTTGACTCGCGAGGGTGTCATGGAGCACGAGTACCTCAGTGCCCAAATCTTCACGAAGGAGCTCAAATGGGCGCAGGCTCACAAAGACTACCAACGAATCATCACTTGGCCGTCAAGGGAAACCTCTGTGAGCAAGTTGATGACTGACTCCCACAAGCGGTGGCTTCTCACAGGTCTCTTGGCTCTCGGCCACACGCCGGTTTTACCCGGACAAATCAGCTCAAGCGCTCAGAAGGCGTTTGCATCTCTGTCAAAACAATATGCAGATCTCGCGAGCCTATTTTCCACCACCAATGTTGAACAGTTCAAGGGCGCAGCCGAGAAAGGCATTGATACGTGGGCAGCTGATGGAACCACCGAGCTGATCAAGGCGGTTGTGACGGCGTACCAGAAATGGCAGATTCTTGGTCTCGCCGACGTGTATCACAAGATCAGCGTATCGGAGATCCGCCAACAGACACTCAGTGCCGAGACAGCTCGAAACCTCGAGACTGACGAGGAGGTGGAGCAACTCCTGCAGGATATGGTCACCATCGGAATGCTTCAGGGCTCATTGGAGGTCAGCCCTGATGGCGTCAAGTGCCTCATCTTCCTCCCGCGTGACACGGAAATCGAATACAGCGAGTACCAGAAGAAGATCACAGACGACGCGCGCATCAAGGCGTTGAACAAGTTTGCCGAGGTTAGCGATGTTCGTCTTGCCGCGTCAAAGGACTACGCCAAGCACATCATTCGTGAGCAGAAGCGCCAAGACAAGGACAGCTCTCAGTCGCACAACACCGAGTTCGGCTTCGACGCATCCATCGAGGACGAAGATCTCATGACGGGTATTCAACATCCTTAG
- a CDS encoding SNF2 family domain-containing protein, which translates to MDDLPTGADDDVIMSLAGSPSDALFGLDNADFDPSHETDLRADENEAERKVADEDEVMLDDSLADEDTEFVPADGVSIQLESYNAAAEPATEEIAKTPPRTDLGVDEHIPSIEADDTHENETAITSERVDGFESIKPEDGIEEAVSKLRPWNFEIILPRISPEERAQYLSIKSDVVDEVIEEVPGVEGELWYRVEFTDGRQDTGIMAPDTSHWQDEWEDSIAESDANLDTIELDEDEVPRQSKRLRISTHRRTREDSDSDEDVRSRRSKRQRTSTRPSTRHNSKVISDDGVTDEVPARGRQLRERTQKQLKLTSMAFASMPLSRDNDLDELSQDHPRQQSDDDDDFQIITSDLLPKSSSARRKKSRRLRVKAKAIEQPRSRGSSIEFEDRRRSGRSTRNKGSMLDLALMDEESFYVEDTAPASVPKVMNIKEVFKPIDHDAPFNQYHSDICITCNTGPAANKGPLIGCQGCSVSFHKSCIGYRSAREHIVTKVGVDDFVLQCKFCIGIYAKKDRNSPRHSRCQECKRSGRSCAAFSPKKTPRQEEKIRLDNGGEDPVTAVAPSLVNNAENLLFRCIMCKRGWHFEHLPSSQTDSDVSDIRQQRLAEYSVDWKCVDCGTVSDKIQTLVAWRPLGKASLEEGKTYSDLNEDEKEYLIKWQDKSYFHCSWMPGAWLFHIAAGVMRNSFAKKDADQNLALKFTEAEAIPQDALMADVIFEAKVKGEKARTLEDEMERIESVDKIFVKFQGLGYDETVWDSPPKSDAGEVYTAFKAAYYEYLTGKYFTSSTNAKMKERVNKWKDKEFVKLAQQPPGLRRGKLMEYQIEGVNWMLWNYHSEKNAILADEMGLGKTVQVVGLISTLVHGDPKCWPFLVVVPNSTCPNWRREIKQWAPDLRVVTYHGGKQAQELAYKYELFPRGSQEIKAHVVVMSYDSAQDDRTKHLFRSVQWAGLVVDEGQRLKNDKSLLYTALRSMRFPFRLLLTGTPLQNNKRELFNLLQFIDPTQNAAKLDEEFQELNAQNLPELHGRIKQYFLRRTKAQVLKFLPPMAQIIVPVSMSILQEKLCKSIIAKSPDLIKAIFADDKVNKKDRGSLNNILMQLRKCLCHPFMYSEAVEERTVDQVQLHENLVSASGKLMLLNIMLPKLKERGHRVLIFSQFLNQLDIIEDFLNGLGFQYRRLDGSLSSREKQKYIDDYNEPNSPVFAFLLSTRAGGVGINLATADTVIILDPDFNPHQDIQAISRAHRIGQKHKVLCFQLMTKNSAEEKIMQIGRKKMALDHVLIEAMDDVGESEDLESILKFGASALFSDDQSEKDIVRYDDASVDKLLDRSTIEQTKTGDDDSAESQFSFARVWANDKDGFEDHLAEENEPTVNPNVWEEILAEREAEAKRVAELNKEVLGRGGRRRQAISYKNNGGTGVVTDLPINSDSSDNDGDFVGGDEEEDPDTDMENRDDSSKGQGALHKWKINPDWPGSGPNPIHGAIQRNGRPNHVYPVYPPPQPNLNPIYHQPGAELYPQPPPAPGSRPGRPMKPDMAWLDHLTAARTVTGGELPPTQQAAHGFYQQQQSAPVIRQAASGNPIVPSASGKARRPSFGCASVTNLMGFALMESSLAYSASEKSYSPQGSRGFTRNTTPESEASSELNGILNAQISDRKMKSSRVVFFDSQNQPQPFYPPEYPQSGSVQTPMRHGLANAPRSVDAPNWRMGMGIGMGGGPGHRHYSSFSSSASGTEYMIMGSQVQDCQASSMGRNTNIDTSGFHGYCLDRGNGNYTRLIPADSLPPLIGIPAVQNGAEGLLVLPQPRGVDPQNLASSPVQPVAFRSPPSSPAPVSDALQRRIDQIIATSPNSPKKPKIYCDKALASSTRATPSWRRGEGGMNQGRMSAGSLARPVAGHRNSPGKSSIAIPSTELKLISTTDSRPTYQQNMDSPTSSCVWGPIGPPSKQTPDPNPHSHQNMSAFATSNNFALLSSLDANMGEMDDGRRYESY; encoded by the exons ATGGACGACCTTCCAACCGGTGCTGACGACGATGTCATAATGTCACTAGCGGGATCCCCGAGTGATGCCCTATTTGGACTGGACAATGCCGACTTTGATCCCTCCCACGAGACCGATCTTCGTGCCGATGAGAACGAGGCTGAGAGAAAGGTTgcggacgaggacgaggttATGCTTGACGACAGCTTGGCAGACGAAGATACGGAATTTGTGCCGGCAGATGGCGTCTCGATTCAATTAGAGAGTTACAACGCCGCTGCCGAGCCCGCAACTGAGGAGATCGCAAAAACACCGCCCAGAACCGACCTCGGCGTGGATGAACACATTCCTTCCATTGAGGCTGATGATACACACGAAAACGAGACGGCAATCACGAGCGAACGAGTAGATGGCTTTGAAAGTATCAAGCCAGAAGATGGCATAGAGGAGGCGGTATCGAAATTGCGCCCGTGGAACTTCGAGATAATCCTACCGCGCATATCACCGGAGGAACGCGCCCAGTACCTCTCAATAAAGAGCGACGTTGTGGATGAAGTTATTGAAGAGGTACCTGGTGTCGAAGGCGAATTGTGGTACAGAGTGGAGTTCACAGACGGACGACAAGACACC GGCATCATGGCTCCAGACACCAGCCACTGGCAAGACGAGTGGGAGGATTCAATTGCAGAATCTGATGCCAATCTCGATACTATTGAGCTTGACGAAGATGAAGTTCCCCGTCAATCTAAACGTCTACGAATCTCGACACATCGCCGCACGCGCGAAGACTCCGATTCCGACGAGGACGTTCGTTCCCGCCGTTCCAAACGCCAGCGTACGTCTACAAGACCGAGCACGAGACACAACTCGAAAGTGATCTCAGACGATGGGGTCACGGACGAGGTTCCCGCGCGAGGTCGACAACTCAGAGAGCGGACTCAGAAACAGCTCAAATTGACAAGCATGGCCTTTGCCAGCATGCCCTTAAGTCGGGACAATGATTTGGACGAGTTGTCTCAGGACCACCCTCGCCAACAatccgacgacgacgatgacttTCAGATCATCACATCCGATCTCTTGCCAAAGTCCTCCTCGGCCAGGCGCAAGAAGTCACGCCGCCTTAGGGTCAAGGCCAAAGCCATCGAGCAACCCAGATCTCGTGGTTCCTCAATTGAGTTTGAGGATCGTCGCCGGTCTGGCAGATCCACGAGGAACAAGGGCAGCATGCTTGATCTTGCATTGATGGATGAGGAATCATTCTACGTTGAAGATACAGCACCCGCCAGCGTTCCCAAGGTCATGAACATCAAGGAAGTCTTCAAGCCAATTGACCATGACGCACCCTTCAATCAATATCACTCCGATATCTGCATCACGTGCAACACTGGTCCTGCCGCCAACAAAGGTCCCCTGATTGGCTGTCAAGGCTGCTCCGTATCTTTTCACAAAAGTTGTATCGGCTACAGATCTGCCAGAGAACATATTGTCACCAAGGTCGGCGTGGACGATTTTGTTCTACAGTGTAAGTTCTGTATTGGCATCTATGCCAAGAAGGACAGGAACAGCCCAAGACATAGCCGGTGTCAAGAATGCAAACGTTCCGGGCGGTCATGTGCGGCGTTTTCGCCCAAGAAAACCCCTAGACAAGAGGAGAAAATTCGTCTTGACAATGGTGGTGAAGACCCTGTCACGGCAGTGGCTCCATCATTGGTCAACAACGCCGAAAACCTCTTATTCCGCTGTATCATGTGCAAGCGTGGATGGCATTTTGAGCATTTGCCATCGTCACAAACGGATTCAGACGTGTCTGACATTCGCCAGCAGCGACTTGCTGAATACTCTGTCGACTGGAAGTGTGTCGACTGCGGCACGGTATCCGACAAGATACAGACCTTAGTTGCCTGGCGGCCCCTGGGTAAAGCCTCACTCGAAGAGGGGAAGACCTATAGCGATTTGAATGAGGATGAGAAAGAGTATCTCATCAAGTGGCAGGACAAGTCGTACTTCCATTGCAGCTGGATGCCTGGTGCATGGCTCTTTCACATTGCCGCGGGTGTGATGCGCAACTCCTTTGCGAAGAAGGATGCGGATCAGAACTTGGCCCTGAAATTTACCGAAGCCGAGGCAATCCCCCAAGATGCCCTCATGGCCGATGTCATCTTCGAGGCCAAGGTGAAAGGAGAAAAAGCAAGGACGCTGGAAGATGAGATGGAGCGTATTGAGAGCGTCGATAAGATCTTCGTGAAATTCCAAGGTCTTGGCTACGACGAAACGGTATGGGATTCGCCGCCAAAGTCAGATGCCGGCGAGGTTTACACAGCATTCAAAGCCGCATACTACGAATACCTCACTGGCAAGTACTTCACCAGCTCCACGAATGCCAAAATGAAAGAGCGCGTCAACAAGTGGAAGGACAAGGAATTTGTCAAGTTGGCCCAGCAGCCCCCTGGTCTGCGCCGCGGCAAGCTTATGGAATACCAAATTGAGGGCGTCAACTGGATGCTATGGAACTATCACAGCGAAAAGAACGCCATTCTTGCCGATGAGATGGGACTGGGCAAAACGGTACAGGTCGTCGGCTTGATATCGACCCTGGTCCACGGCGACCCAAAG TGTTGGCCTTTCCTTGTTGTCGTTCCGAACTCAACCTGCCCAAATTGGCGTCGCGAAATCAAACAATGGGCTCCAGACCTCCGAGTAGTCACTTACCATGGTGGCAAGCAAGCGCAAGAGTTGGCGTACAAATACGAGCTCTTTCCGCGCGGCTCCCAAGAGATCAAGGCCCACGTTGTTGTCATGTCATATGACTCTGCGCAAGACGATCGCACGAAACATCTCTTCCGTTCAGTTCAATGGGCTGGCCTGGTAGTTGACGAGGGACAGCGATTAAAGAATGACAAGAGTCTCTTGTACACGGCTCTGCGTTCCATGCGGTTCCCCTTCCGACTCCTTCTCACGGGCACGCCGCTGCAGAATAACAAGCGGGAGCTTTTCAACTTGCTTCAATTCATCGACCCAACCCAGAATGCTGCGAAACTCGACGAAGAATTCCAGGAGCTCAATGCGCAGAACCTCCCTGAACTGCACGGTCGGATCAAACAATACTTTCTGCGGAGGACCAAAGCTCAGGTTCTCAAGTTCTTGCCTCCCATGGCTCAAATCATCGTTCCCGTCTCTATGTCGATCCTACAAGAGAAGCTCTGCAAGTCAATCATCGCCAAGAGTCCCGATCTGATCAAGGCAATCTTCGCAGACGACAAGGTCAACAAGAAAGACCGTGGCAGTCTGAACAATATTCTCATGCAGCTACGGAAATGTCTCTGTCATCCGTTCATGTACAGCGAAGCAGTCGAAGAGCGAACAGTTGACCAAGTCCAGCTACACGAGAATCTAGTGTCGGCGTCAGGGAAGCTGATGCTTCTCAACATCATGTTGCCGAAGCTGAAAGAAAGAGGACACAGGGTTCTCATCTTCAGCCAGTTCTTGAACCAATTGGACATCATTGAAGATTTCCTGAACGGTCTCGGCTTCCAATACCGACGACTTGACGGCAGTCTCAGCAGTCGGGAAAAGCAGAAATATATCGATGACTACAACGAACCTAACTCTCCAGTCTTTGCATTCCTTCTCTCCACAAGAGCTGGAGGCGTGGGTATCAATCTCGCAACTGCTGACACTGTCATCATCTTGGATCCTGATTTCAACCCCCATCAAGACATCCAGGCTATTTCGCGTGCTCATCGCATTGGTCAGAAGCATAAGGTGTTGTGCTTTCAACTCATGACCAAGAATTCAGCAGAGGAAAAGATCATGCAAATTGGCCGCAAGAAGATGGCTCTCGACCATGTTCTGATCGAAGCAATGGACGATGTGGGAGAGTCTGAAGACCTAGAGTCGATCTTGAAATTCGGTGCCTCAGCATTGTTCAGCGATGATCAGAGCGAAAAGGACATCGTCCGGTACGATGATGCTAGCGTTGACAAGCTCCTTGACCGGTCGACTATTGAGCAGACAAAGACTGGCGACGACGATTCCGCTGAGTCGCAATTCTCCTTCGCCCGTGTATGGGCCAATGACAAGGACGGATTCGAAGACCATCTTGCTGAAGAAAACGAGCCCACAGTCAATCCTAACGTATGGGAGGAGATCTTGGCAGAGCGAGAAGCAGAAGCCAAACGCGTGGCCGAGCTAAACAAGGAAGTTCTTGGTCGAGGTGGTCGACGCCGCCAG GCAATCAGCTACAAGAATAACGGCGGTACCGGCGTGGTCACTGACCTCCCCATCAACAGCGACAGCTCCGATAATGACGGAGATTTTGTCGGTGGagatgaggaggaggatcCTGATACTGACATGGAAAATAGGGATGACAGTTCCAAAG GCCAAGGCGCCCTCCACAAGTGGAAAATCAATCCGGACTGGCCTGGATCAGGTCCAAACCCCATCCACGGAGCAATCCAACGAAACGGACGACCCAATCACGTCTACCCCGTCTACCCACCTCCTCAGCCCAACCTTAACCCCATCTATCACCAGCCCGGAGCCGAGCTCTACCCACAACCCCCTCCCGCACCAGGAAGCCGTCCCGGTCGACCGATGAAGCCTGACATGGCCTGGCTTGACCACTTGACAGCAGCCCGAACGGTTACTGGCGGTGAGTTGCCTCCAACTCAGCAGGCTGCTCATGGGTTCTACCAGCAACAACAGTCTGCTCCTGTCATACGTCAAGCAGCGTCTGGCAACCCTATTGTGCCATCTGCGTCAGGCAAGGCACGTAGACCGTCGTTCG GCTGTGCCTCCGTAACGAACCTCATGGGATTTGCTCT TATGGAATCGAGCCTTGCCTATTCTGCTTCCGAAAAATCATACTCGCCACAGGGCTCCCGAGGCTTTACTCGCAATACGACGCCTGAATCCGAGGCTTCATCGGAACTGAACGGTATTCTTAACGCGCAAATTAGCGACAGAAAGATGAAAAGCTCCCGAGTCGTCTTCTTCGATTCCCAAAACCAGCCTCAACCGTTTTATCCTCCCGAATACCCTCAGTCTGGGTCTGTGCAGACACCGATGAGACACGGCCTCGCAAACGCTCCCCGCAGTGTCGATGCCCCGAACTGGCGCATGGGTATGGGCATAGGTATGGGAGGCGGTCCAGGCCACAGGCACTACAGCTCGTTCAGCTCGTCGGCCAGCGGCACCGAGTACATGATCATGGGATCACAAGTGCAAGATTGTCAGGCTTCAAGCATGGGAAGAAACACGAACATCGACACTTCGGGCTTCCACGGCTACTGTCTGGATCGTGGAAACGGCAACTATACCAGGTTGATTCCTGCCGACTCGCTTCCACCTTTAATCGGTATACCAGCCGTTCAGAATGGCGCTGAAGGTCTGCTTGTTCTCCCACAGCCTCGAGGCGTGGACCCTCAGAATTTGGCTAGCAGCCCTGTCCAGCCTGTTGCTTTCAGA TCACCTCCGTCTTCACCGGCACCGGTATCTGATGCCCTTCAG CGTAGAATCGACCAGATCATTGCCACCTCCCCCAACTCGCCAAAGAAGCCCAAGATCTACTGTGACAA GGCTCTTGCTAGCTCGACGAGAGCGACGCCGTCGTGGCGGAGAGGCGAGGGTGGCATGAACCAGGGACGGATGAGCGCAGGATCACTGGCGAGACCCGTTGCAGGACACAGAAACTCGCCTGGTAAGTCTTCCATTGCCATTCCTTCTACGGAGTTAAAGCTCATATCAACAACAGACTCGAGACCTACGTACCAGCAGAATATGGATTCGCCTACCTCATCTTGTGTCTGGGGCCCGATCGGTCCGCCTTCGAAGCAGACGCCCGACCCAAATCCGCATTCCCACCAGAATATGAGTGCCTTCGCCACTTCCAACAACTTCGCTCTGCTGAGCTCTCTTGACGCGAACATGGGTGAGATGGACGATGGCCGCAGATATGAGTCCTACTAA
- a CDS encoding dihydroorotase, with amino-acid sequence MNSNEKKTFRDEIEDRNQLLSDIGGKPILDHFCEQRSSEAVTPNTSVHSPFKMPLPDTVELPAAFDAHVHLRDDDMLQIVAPTVRPGGVNQALIMPNLQSNLVTSVKRALDYSSRIKAALGKDEVDLLMTLYLHQDVTPDTIREAKKAGVAAVKSYPAGVTTNSADGVVDYDAFHEVFKAMEEVDLLLCLHGECPSHAGSDITTLNAESKFLPTLKALHAKYPKLRIILEHCTTAEAVAAVKSCGPNVAGTITCHHLFITIDDVVGDALPADRKALLNAVVNGNGKFFLGTDSAPHPITAKTGPSKAAAGVFTQPYAVQYLLAALDEAVARGELADADITQEALEGFVSGYGRKFYGTEDTRKERIRLTRDGGAVVQQTFEGKGIQVVPFRAGKETWSLTWL; translated from the exons ATGAACTCCAACGAAAAAAAAACATTTCGAGACGAGATTGAGGACCGAAATCAACTACTCAGCGACATCGGCGGAAAACCAATCTTGGACCATTTCTGCGAACAGAGATCATCAG AAGCCGTGACACCCAATACATCAGTCCACTCACCATTCAAGATGCCTCTCCCTGATACCGTCGAGTTGCCCGCGGCCTTTGACGCCCATGTCCACTTGCGTGACGATGACATGCTCCAG ATCGTCGCTCCGACTGTTCGCCCCGGAGGTGTCAACCAG GCACTGATCATGCCTAACCTGCAAAGCAACCTGGTGACGAGCGTCAAGCGGGCTCTGGACTACTCATCGCGCATCAAGGCGGCCCTGGGCAAGGACGAGGTCGACCTGCTCATGACTCTCTACCTTCACCAGGACGTCACGCCCGATACCATCAGAGAGGCCAAGAAGGCCGGTGTCGCCGCAGTCAAGAG TTACCCTGCCGGCGTCACCACGAACAGCGCCGATGGCGTCGTCGACTACGATGCCTTCCACGAGGTCTTCAAGGCCATGGAGGAGGTTGACCTGCTTCTCTGCCTCCATGGAGAGTGCCCTTCCCACGCTGGGAGCGACATCACTACGCTCAACGCCGAGTCTAAG TTCCTCCCCACGCTGAAGGCGCTTCACGCCAAGTACCCCAAGCTCAGAATCA TCCTCGAGCACTGCACAACCGCTGAGGCTGTTGCAGCCGTCAAGTCATG TGGCCCCAACGTCGCCGGCACCATCACTTG CCACCACCTTTTCATTACCATCGACGACGTCGTCGGTGATGCT CTCCCCGCCGACCGCAAAGCCCTCCTCAACGCCGTAGTCAACGGCAACGGCAAGTTCTTCCTCGGCACCGACTCCGCCCCGCACCCCATCACCGCAAAGACGGGCCCCTCCAAGGCCGCCGCCGGCGTCTTCACCCAGCCCTACGCCGTCCAGTACCTCCTCGCCGCCCTCGACGAGGCCGTCGCCCGCGGCGAGCTCGCCGACGCCGACATCACCCAGGAGGCCCTCGAGGGCTTCGTCAGCGGCTACGGCCGCAAATTCTACGGCACCGAGGACACCAGGAAGGAGCGGATCCGCCTCACCCGCGATGGCGGCGCCGTCGTTCAGCAGACGTTTGAGGGTAAGGGGATCCAGGTTGTGCCGTTCCGCGCTGGTAAGGAGACTTGGAGTCTTACCTGGCTGTAA
- a CDS encoding replication factor-a protein 1, protein MDVESKITKGALDAIFNDPEGANTKFPVPVLQCLQIKPLAAQAGGNAERYRIVLSDVSNYVQCMLATQVNHVVHDNKLVRNCIVRITQYQANSVKGKNILIILGLEVVEQFGTPDKLGEPQAFEAKPPAAANTTIGGQNFYGVKQEETKPTPKPQSIPTRSAGGATGQHGSNNIYPIEALSPYAHKWTIKARVTQKSDIRTWHKPSGEGKLFSVNLLDESGEIKATGFNDQCDQYYDLLQEGGVYYISNPCKVQLAKKQFTNLPNDYELTFERDTQIEKAEDQSSVPQVRFNFCNIQELQEVEKDATVDVIGVLKEVAEVSQIVSKSTGKPYEKRELTLVDDTNYSVRVTIWGKSATNFDAKPESVVAFKGTKVSDFGGRSLSLLSSGTMSIDPDIPDAHRLKGWYDSSGRNDTFSSHNNMASMGNATGRKDQDKSILQVKEENLGMENQDYFNLKATIVYIKQENFAYPACSNEGCNKKVTDMGDGTWRCEKCDVAHPKPEYRYIMSINVCDHTNQLWLSCFDDVGRVIMGMSADDLMALREEDETKMAQAFEQANCTKLNFRCRAKMDTFGEAQRVRYQVLSAGQIDYKAEGAKLADLIKQFGISS, encoded by the exons ATGGATGTCGAATCGAAGATCACGAAGGGAGCCTTGGA CGCCATCTTCAACGACCCCGAAGGTGCCAACACGAAATTTCCAGTCCCGGTTCTTCAGTGCCTGCAGATCAAGCCTTTGGCCGCACAAGCAGGAGGCAACGCGGAGAGATACCGGATTGTTCTCAGCGATGTGAGCAACTATGTTCAGTGCATGTTGGCTACGCAGGTCAACCATGTTGTCCACGACAACAAGCTGGTCAGAAACTGCATCGTGCGGATTACTCAGTACCAAGCGAACTCGGTGAAGGGGAAGAA CATTCTGATTATCCTCGGCCTCGAGGTTGTCGAGCAGTTCGGCACACCAGACAAGCTCGGCGAGCCTCAAGCCTTTGAAGCGAAGCCTCCTGCAGCAGCAAACACGACCATCGGCGGACAGAACTTCTACGGTGTCAAGCAAGAGGAGACCAAGCCCACACCAAAGCCTCAATCGATACCCACGCGCTCTGCTGGAGGTGCCACCGGCCAGCATGGAAGCAATAACATCTACCCTATCGAAGCCCTCTCTCCCTACGCTCATAAGTGGACCATCAAGGCTCGCGTCACGCAAAAGTCAGACATCCGGACATGGCACAAGCCTAGTGGCGAGGGCAAGCTGTTCAGTGTCAACTTGCTTGACGAGAGTGGCGAGATCAAGGCAACCGGCTTCAACGACCAATGTGACCAATACTACGATCTGCTTCAGGAGGGAGGTGTCTACTACATCTCCAACCCTTGCAAAGTCCAACTTGCCAAGAAGCAATTCACAAACCTGCCGAACGACTACGAGCTCACTTTCGAGCGCGATACCCAGATCGAGAAGGCAGAGGATCAGAGTAGTGTGCCGCAGGTGCGGTTCAACTTCTGCAACATTCAAGAGCTTCAGGAAGTCGAGAAGGATGCGACCGTTGACGTTATTGGCGTTTTGAAGGAGGTCGCTGAGGTGTCCCAAATCGTCTCCAAGTCGACTGGCAAGCCTTACGAGAAGCGTGAGCTCACGTTGGTCGACGACACGAATTACTCAGTTCGCGTCACCATCTGGGGCAAGAGCGCTACTAACTTTGACGCCAAGCCTGAGTCTGTCGTGGCTTTCAAGGGTACTAAGGTGTCTGACTTTGGTGGTCGCAGTCTCAGCCTGCTTTCTTCCGGCACGATGTCCATTGACCCGGATATTCCTGATGCTCACCGTCTGAAGGGCTGGTATGACTCATCTGGTCGCAATGATACCTTCAGCAGCCACAACAACATGGCCAGCATGGGCAATGCCACTGGTCGCAAGGACCAGGACAAGTCCATTCTCCAGGTGAAGGAGGAGAACTTGGGCATGGAGAACCAAGACTACTTCAACCTCAAGGCTACCATTGTCTACATCAAGCAGGAGAACTTTGCTTATCCCGCATGTAGCAACGAGGGCTGCAACAAGAAGGTGACTGACATGGGAGATGGTACCTGGCGTTGCGAAAAGTGCGATGTTGCCCACCCGAAGCCCGAATATCGGTACATCATGTCTATCAACGTGTGCGATCACACCAACCAGCTGTGGCTCAGCTGCTTCGATGATGTCGGTCGTGTCATCATGGGCATGTCGGCAGACGATCTTATGGCTTTACGCGAGGAGGATGAAACGAAGATGGCACAGGCATTCGAGCAAGCGAATTGCACCAAGTTAAACTTCCGATGTCGTGCGAAGATGGACACCTTCGGCGAAGCTCAGAG GGTACGCTACCAGGTCTTGAGCGCAGGGCAGATCGACTACAAGGCCGAGGGAGCTAAGCTTGCGGATCTCATTAAGCAATTTGGTATCAGCTCGTAA